The Musa acuminata AAA Group cultivar baxijiao chromosome BXJ2-2, Cavendish_Baxijiao_AAA, whole genome shotgun sequence genome contains the following window.
AGATTTTTAAGCCGGCTTTGTCGACGACGGGGAGGAGTGCGAGTGGGAGAGCATGGGATGCTCTCCTTGGCTTTGCATTCCAGATAATCTCGTGGGGGTTCGGCCTCAtccccccctcccctcctcctcttcctcctcctcctcctcctcctcctcctcctcctctataaGAATTCGCGCCAGCCTCCGTCCGCGATCGGCACCCAAACTCCTCGTCGATGGCGGAGCTGCTGACGCGCGAGCAGATCGCGGAGTTCAAGGAGGCCTTCAGCCTCTTCGACAAGGATGGGAACGGTCggccctctcccccccccccccctctcccccaCATTCCCCTTCTCTTGCTTCGATCGACCTCTCTCTTTCTCGTTTACGATTCGATTCGAGGATTGAATTAGGGTTTTTGTTGCTCTGCTTGATTGACCTGGTCGTCGTCTCGGTTCTCGCTGGTGATTTCCTTTTCTACTTTTGCTACGAATtcgttctcctttttctttttgtttggatTTTGGATCCAAAGAATTATCTTTTAATTTCTTGCCCTTTTACCATATAATTAGATTGGGCGCCATCATCTCTTCTGTTGAGCAAGCTTCATTCTTTCTAGTGGGCTATACCTTCTACCGATCATAATGTCGTAGATAAGATGATATTTATTGGAACTCCATCCTAAATTTTGTACAATAATTCCCTGTGGTTGTGGTCTGTTCTTGTCATCAGCACATCTGGACAAGAAGTGTTGTGGTCTCCGATCTCGCACCCAAATGATTACTGAAATCAATGGCCTCCTTATATAATccatatttacaagttcaaggtcAATGGAAGTAGCCTAAGAACCCACTGACTCTGAAaataatgtaattttcaagaaaattcatgATTTTGAGTAGGTTTTCGTGGAGACATCATCAGCCCAAAAGGCTGAGTAATATGCATGAGGAAACCCACTTCTTCCATCAGTTTTGCGCTGAACTTGATGATGATAAGATTGGAACTTCTTCTGTTTTGGCCAATCCAGCTAATGTCAAGTCTGACATTGGTTTTGGCTCAGACTTAGCCAGAACTTCAAACTGTGATGGATTGTGTTTAGGAGATTCATGTCTGTAGAGAAacttaaaacattaaaaaaaaaatatttgtcagTTAAGTTACAAGTTAAAATTATTTGTTAATTTTGTTTAGGTTTGATATTACTACTATTTGTTTCCACAAAATAGGGATGATGGGTGTCCTTGTAACTCTGGTAATATACATTTTCAATTATTTTGGTTAGTTTCTTCCATTGTCTATATATTTTTCTCAAGCTCTCCATTTTGTACCCTATTAGCATATGATCTGAGTCTACTTTTGTTTGTACAAAATTAAGTTAATAAAATCTTGGGTGTGTTTTACCAATGTAAATACTTGTACCGATTTAGGTGAGGAAATTCCTAGGTAAATAATTTCCGTCCCTTTTATTTAACGAAATatctattaaattttttttccaaGTTTAGCCTATGATTTGTAAGGTTTTCGGTCATTGCACAAAAAATTATGTTAGTATTTCTCATTTGTTGGATATCGTAAAATGATCGTTATAGCTACCTTCTCGACAGTAGAGTGTATGTTCTTCATTTGATTCCTCTTAATAAAGAAATATGGTGACCCTCCTCAAAATTATAGTATTTGCTTCAATTTCCTTCTCTAGTATGTTGCATTTTTTTAAAAGAACTTTTTGGTCATCGTTGCAAATTGCACTACCATATATAAACCTATCGTATATTCTGGATGAAATATCGTTAGGTCACATCACAACTAAGGAGCTTGAAAATGTGCTGCGTACACGGGGGCAGAATCCTACAGAGGCAGAGCTAGAGGAGATGATCAATGAGGTGGATGCCGATAAAAGTGGAACGATTGATTTTCCAGAGTTCCTTAACCTGATGGCACGCAAGATGCATGCTGACTCAGAGGAGGAGCTTAAGGAGGCCTTTCGGGTATTTGACAAGGATCAGAATGGGTTCATTTCTGCTGCTGAGCTTCACGATGTAATGGTCAATCTTGGAGAGCAACTGACTGATGAGGAGGTCAATGAGATGATGCGTGAGGCTGATTCCAATAGTGATGGCCAAATCGATTATAAGGAGTTCGTCAAAGTCATGATTGCCAAGTAAGGAAATTCCTGCAAATGGTTTTCTTATAAGAATCAATACTTTCATGGCTTTTCGTAGCAGATAAGTAGTATTGTGAGAAAAAGGCAacaatttttttgttttgttgacTGTTTTATTTTGTATCGTCTTCCTAAAAATCTGAAGCCACATCCAAAACCTGGACTGCTGCAAAACCTGAATTATCTAAGACTTGCCACAAATTGACCAAAAATATATCTAATGTATGTATTTGCCTTTGTTTCTTTTTCATGCTTATTTTTCTATTCACCCATAACAATATCATTCTTTTCTGGAACTGGAAATATGTTCTTCCTTCTTGGTTTAGTTAAAACTTGAAGAAATCTCCAAAGGGTGCCCCCTTGTAGCATTTCTTTCCCAATCAAACACATGAAAATAATCAAGTAACTTCACTTATGTTTTGCGTTACCCTCCACAAGTGCTCTTGTTCTCAAAATCTCAGGATGTGCATTATTACTTTTAGCTTTCTGTTTTTGTCGTTACAGTACTTGTTGGATGAAGGATTTATTGCCTTTTGCATGCAAgcatttcttttgtttctttaggGGTTCATCATTTCATCTTAGTATATCTTTGCTAACTAGATGCTCTAGTGGCAGATCTTAGGACTTGGTTGGCCTTTTCGACTCAGTTGCACTGGGTATACTTTGCTGGTTATTAATTTGCAGCCTAAATATTCTGCATAACCACACACTTGTTTGTACGCCAAACTTAGTTTATGTCTGTAGATAATACTGCCCAATACTTTTGCTGATCGGAACCAATGCTTCCATAAACTATTTTCTACCTTAATGGTGCTGAATTCTCTGAACTTACTTAAGTTTGCTGCTTGTGACTTGCAAGATGATCATATTACCATGGTTACTGTCAGCTCTAAATTTTGATTGTTGGTTGTCTGGTTAATAATGCAATCATCTTATTTGTCATTTATTAGAGAGACGGCATCATTTAAAGAATCCATAGGATTTAAATAAAGCAAGCTCAGCTCTGATTGTTGTGATTTGCAATCTTCTGCAGACGAAGACAAGAGGAGGGGAGTGATAGCAGGAAGGCCGAGACCAGTCCTCGTCAGTCGAAGCACGGTGACGACCGCCCTTCACCATCAAAGTGCGGCCAATTCTGCTCGAGCTGCACCATCCTCTGATCGACCTGCGTAGGACGTGGAACGAGTGACATcatgggggggtggggggtgtttTGTTCTATATGTATGTATCATTGCTTGGTATTCAACCGAGTGTTAGGCCTGAGGCATGTGTGCAACAGTCGAGACGCATTATTCCTCTCTCCATAAGGTCAAGCCTAATTAATGTGGTGGTCATGCGAGTGAAATGAGCTCCAAAATCCATAAAGTAACCTCCAACCGAAGATATAACACAGTTCTAAAGATATTGTTGTCGACACAAATCAATTGCTTCAGCCCATGATGACATGGTGATATAACACAGTCGGCAAGCTATATTTCTCTCTATCTGTGAGGGCAAAAACCAGTGTGCATCAACACGACCTGAGAACCATCTTTAGTTAGGTAACCACCGGTAAACACAAACTCACATAACACCAAGTTCCTCGTATTTAAATTGAGCAGACCCAAAGATACTCTGTCTTCTTCCACATCACATGGACTCTGCATAGCATTTGTCCTCCACAACATGACACAGGGCATCATCTTCTACGATTTAACCCAACCCCACATGTGCCCCCCGACAAATGGGAATCAATTCTGGTGACTCCTTTTACATGGAGGCTGTTGTGATTCACCCACACAGCATTATAAAGAACCCAACAGATACAATGGTATAATCTCGCTACTCATTTCTTGAGCTAAACAATTAAAAGTGCAACATACCTAAAACTACATAAGAACAAGGAGGGAGGAAAATTCTAAAAGAGAGAGCTTTGAAGAAGTTTACAAGCTCACACTAATCTGCGAGTCAGAAAAAGAGCAGCTTTTAGTCATCTTCTCCAGGGGCAGCCTTGGAAGAGCCAGAGCCCGCCTTCTTGGGGAGGAGAAGATTGTGGATGTTGGGCATCACGCCACCGCTGGCAATAGTGACCTCCCCCAATAGCTTGGAAAGTTCTTCATCGTTCCTCACTGCAAGTTGGATGTGCCTGGGGACAATCCTGGTCTTCTTGTTGTCCCTGGCTGCATTCCCAGCAAGCTCCAACACCTATTCACGAACAGTACAATATTTAGATCTTGAGAGGAGTAATACGTCAGTAAAACCAATAAATTAAAGTCGAAAAGAAGGAAATCAGTGAAATAACCCCAAAGCAACACGACCTAGATCCACAAATTACCAAAATTCACGAAAAGATACTAATAGATTTCCAGAACATCAAATTGGACCCCTGTAAAACCAAGACCAAAACCAGATCGAAGAACATTAACCCTAAAGTTAGTGGAAACGACAGAAAACATCGATTTCAACGACGAATCAATAGAAACACCTGAATCAAgtagaagaaaaaataaaagataaaaaggggGGAAAATCCACACCTCAGCGGCGAGGTACTCGAGTACGGCGGCGAGGTAGACAGGGGCGCCGGCGCCGACGCGCTCGGCGTACTTGCCGGCCTTGAGGAACCGGGCGATCCTACCGACGGGAAACTGGAGCCCGGCCTTGCTGCTCCTAGAAATGGACTTCTTCGCCGCGGCAGAACCGATAGCCTTCCCCCTCCCGGCCATGGCGACTACTGTCTTTAGGGTTTCGGAATCAGTGGGAAAGGAAACGCGGCCGTCGCAAGCGATAACGCTGTCGATTGGAGGCGGGCTTCGCTTATTATTTATAGGCCCGAAGGGAGATGGAGATTGGCTGCCAGACTAGCACACGGATCGTCAATCCTATCCGTCGGATGTGCGTCGTATGGACGGATGGATCTTTTTGATTAAGTAACACGAAGAAACGGGAAACGATTATGAGGTTATTTACATATTGGtcctcctaatttagattattaacTATTTAGTTCATATATTATCCCTAATTGAAAGTGTCAATTATGTCAACgggattaaatatttaataacctCACATTAGGTTATGAGGTTAGATTCCGAAATTAAGATTTATATAATTAAGAAAACCATCCAATTGTAATGACTTCAGATTCGAATCACAAAtcaagtaaaaaaaagaaaaatcatataatTAATAGATCATTTTGCTAAAAGATTTAAGATTTAGCATATACCTTGGCAACATGTATTAATTTTTATTACCAATAAATAAACATATAATTAAATAAGTGTTCCTATCATTTCAGTGATTTGAAGAATCATCTCACTGTTAATTAAAACTCCAAAACGATTGTGGTTTTATAAATATTTGGGTTATTTAAGTTTTTTGGCTTTTTATTATACTTAACAACTAATAATCA
Protein-coding sequences here:
- the LOC135605244 gene encoding calmodulin-like isoform X1; protein product: MAELLTREQIAEFKEAFSLFDKDGNGHITTKELENVLRTRGQNPTEAELEEMINEVDADKSGTIDFPEFLNLMARKMHADSEEELKEAFRVFDKDQNGFISAAELHDVMVNLGEQLTDEEVNEMMREADSNSDGQIDYKEFVKVMIAKRRQEEGSDSRKAETSPRQSKHGDDRPSPSKCGQFCSSCTIL
- the LOC135605245 gene encoding probable histone H2A.2, yielding MAGRGKAIGSAAAKKSISRSSKAGLQFPVGRIARFLKAGKYAERVGAGAPVYLAAVLEYLAAEVLELAGNAARDNKKTRIVPRHIQLAVRNDEELSKLLGEVTIASGGVMPNIHNLLLPKKAGSGSSKAAPGEDD
- the LOC135605244 gene encoding calmodulin-like isoform X2; the encoded protein is MAELLTREQIAEFKEAFSLFDKDGNGHITTKELENVLRTRGQNPTEAELEEMINEVDADKSGTIDFPEFLNLMARKMHADSEEELKEAFRVFDKDQNGFISAAELHDVMVNLGEQLTDEEVNEMMREADSNSDGQIDYKEFVKVMIAK